In the genome of Actinomadura graeca, one region contains:
- a CDS encoding LacI family DNA-binding transcriptional regulator encodes MPDRRKRATIREVAQATGLSPAAVSYALRGIQTSEETQERVRAAAEELGYEAHPIARALASGRSGQVGLLCGSLEDYWQQSLAVGIGRALLARDRYALIVDAGGDPERELALARRLRDQRVDGLIVQPLDPSAALWSELADTIPVVSIGDALHGGKAQGEVVFDNRRGVTLALEHLRDRGHQRLTVFTPTRASTPDRPADVHVNAEAERLGLRVDVVVAPQSPAEATEIAIRVLGGPGRPSAVFCFADSIAYGVYAATRALGLAVPGDVAVCGYDNHPMSALLTPPLTTVDWDIEGIVHAAVRLIVDVIDGKPRKRRVVREPTLRARDSTRI; translated from the coding sequence GTGCCAGACAGGCGCAAGCGCGCGACCATCCGCGAAGTGGCGCAGGCGACGGGATTGTCGCCCGCGGCCGTGTCCTACGCGCTGCGCGGCATCCAGACCTCCGAGGAGACGCAGGAGCGGGTCCGCGCCGCGGCCGAGGAGCTCGGCTACGAGGCACACCCGATCGCACGCGCCCTGGCCAGCGGCCGGAGCGGGCAGGTCGGCCTCCTGTGCGGCTCCCTGGAGGACTACTGGCAGCAGTCCCTCGCGGTCGGCATCGGCCGGGCCCTGCTCGCCCGCGACCGGTACGCCCTGATCGTGGACGCCGGCGGCGACCCCGAGCGGGAGCTGGCCCTCGCCCGGCGGCTGCGCGACCAGCGCGTCGACGGCCTGATCGTCCAGCCGCTCGACCCGTCCGCCGCGCTGTGGTCGGAACTGGCCGACACCATCCCGGTCGTGTCCATCGGCGACGCCCTGCACGGCGGGAAGGCGCAGGGCGAGGTCGTGTTCGACAACCGGCGGGGCGTCACGCTCGCGCTGGAACACCTGCGCGACCGCGGCCACCAGCGGCTCACCGTGTTCACCCCCACCCGGGCCAGCACCCCTGACCGCCCCGCCGACGTGCACGTCAACGCCGAGGCCGAACGGCTCGGCCTGCGGGTGGACGTCGTGGTGGCGCCGCAGTCGCCGGCCGAGGCCACCGAGATCGCCATCCGCGTGCTCGGCGGCCCCGGCCGCCCCTCCGCGGTCTTCTGCTTCGCCGACTCCATCGCCTACGGCGTCTACGCGGCCACCCGCGCGCTGGGCCTCGCGGTACCGGGCGACGTCGCCGTCTGCGGCTACGACAACCACCCGATGTCGGCGCTGCTCACCCCGCCGCTCACCACCGTCGACTGGGACATCGAGGGCATCGTGCACGCCGCCGTCCGGCTCATCGTCGACGTCATCGACGGCAAGCCGCGCAAGCGCCGCGTCGTCCGCGAACCGACACTGCGCGCCCGGGACTCGACTCGTATTTGA
- a CDS encoding cysteine dioxygenase, with protein MSSEVLPRTSGFEGLPDRPLDKRELRALVDELAGRPGVWRQHVAFSRDRRHYASLYRDEYVDVWLLCWTPQDDTGWHDHDVSSGAVRVVAGALEENNPRIGGAHVRTIVPEGRSFCFGPDHIHRLVGAAATSVSIHAYSPPLWRLGQYSIDGTGVMRRLSVGYAEELRPPEGTR; from the coding sequence GTGTCGTCTGAGGTCCTGCCCCGCACTTCCGGTTTCGAGGGGCTGCCCGACCGTCCGCTGGACAAGCGCGAGCTGCGCGCGCTGGTCGACGAGCTGGCGGGGCGCCCCGGCGTGTGGCGGCAGCACGTGGCGTTCTCCCGCGACCGGCGCCATTACGCGTCCCTCTACCGGGACGAGTACGTGGACGTCTGGCTGCTCTGCTGGACGCCGCAGGACGACACCGGCTGGCACGACCACGACGTGTCCTCAGGGGCGGTCCGGGTCGTAGCGGGGGCATTGGAGGAGAACAACCCGCGGATCGGCGGCGCCCACGTGCGGACGATCGTGCCGGAGGGGCGGTCCTTCTGCTTCGGCCCCGACCACATCCACCGGCTCGTGGGGGCGGCGGCCACGAGCGTGTCCATCCACGCGTACTCGCCGCCGCTGTGGCGGCTCGGCCAGTACTCCATCGACGGGACGGGCGTGATGCGGCGCCTCTCGGTCGGCTACGCCGAGGAACTGCGGCCGCCCGAGGGCACGCGCTGA